Proteins co-encoded in one Bradyrhizobium sp. 170 genomic window:
- a CDS encoding GIY-YIG nuclease family protein, whose product MAYYVYLLASRKHGTLYLGVTNDIVRRVYEHKTKAVPGFTTRYGVDKLVWFEIYEDALTAIAREKELKKWRRDWKIRLVEEQNPGWVDLYPGISN is encoded by the coding sequence ATGGCATACTACGTCTATCTGCTTGCCAGCAGGAAACACGGTACGCTGTATCTCGGCGTGACCAATGACATCGTGCGTCGCGTATATGAGCACAAGACGAAGGCAGTCCCTGGATTCACTACACGGTACGGTGTCGACAAACTGGTGTGGTTCGAAATTTACGAGGATGCGCTGACGGCGATTGCTCGCGAGAAAGAACTTAAGAAATGGCGGCGCGACTGGAAGATACGGCTTGTCGAAGAGCAGAATCCGGGATGGGTGGATCTCTATCCCGGTATCTCCAATTAG
- a CDS encoding alpha/beta fold hydrolase codes for MTKRLLRIETADGEMALGLWEMAPAGEALHPPVLLMHGASFGSALFDLPLAGYSLMQELASGGRFVYALDVRGYGASVAHDVMNAPPDAHPPFSRARHAVADIGVAVSAILQRRSVQSIDLIGFSWGSIIAGWYASGHAAEVRRLVLYAPLFAENNPMWLERIGDPADGRRLAGHFGAYRLITRNDVTARWNGDVSGDPRDVREDGVVEKLFETLAANDPRAGLHHPPAFRCPNGAFADLIEVFNGQPLYDPRTITTPVLLVRGERDTTSTRTDMQRLQSAIGSVNKTCLEIPGGSHFLCIEKNHVSLYRAITAFLAGN; via the coding sequence ATGACGAAGCGATTGCTGCGGATCGAGACGGCTGACGGCGAGATGGCGCTCGGCCTGTGGGAGATGGCGCCGGCAGGCGAGGCGCTTCATCCGCCGGTGCTGCTGATGCACGGCGCTTCTTTCGGATCGGCGCTGTTCGATCTTCCGCTTGCCGGTTACTCGCTGATGCAGGAGCTCGCGAGCGGCGGCCGCTTCGTCTATGCGCTCGATGTTCGCGGGTATGGCGCGTCGGTCGCGCACGACGTGATGAACGCGCCGCCGGACGCACATCCGCCGTTTTCCCGGGCGCGGCACGCCGTCGCGGACATTGGCGTGGCGGTGTCAGCCATTCTGCAGCGACGCTCGGTTCAATCGATCGACCTGATCGGCTTTTCGTGGGGCTCGATCATCGCGGGTTGGTACGCCAGCGGACATGCCGCCGAAGTTCGCAGGCTGGTGCTCTACGCGCCGCTGTTCGCCGAGAACAACCCGATGTGGCTGGAGCGGATCGGCGATCCCGCAGACGGGCGCAGGCTGGCCGGGCATTTTGGCGCCTATCGCCTGATTACCAGGAACGATGTCACTGCGCGCTGGAACGGCGATGTGTCCGGCGACCCGCGCGATGTGCGCGAGGATGGCGTGGTGGAAAAATTATTCGAGACTCTGGCAGCCAATGATCCGCGCGCCGGCTTGCATCATCCGCCGGCGTTTCGTTGTCCGAACGGCGCATTTGCCGACTTGATCGAGGTGTTCAACGGCCAGCCGCTGTATGATCCGCGAACGATCACCACGCCTGTCCTGCTGGTGCGGGGAGAGCGCGACACCACCTCGACAAGGACCGACATGCAGCGGCTGCAATCAGCGATCGGCTCGGTGAACAAAACCTGTCTGGAAATACCCGGCGGCTCGCATTTCCTCTGTATCGAGAAGAATCACGTGAGCCTATACCGGGCGATAACGGCCTTTCTGGCGGGGAATTGA
- a CDS encoding MarR family transcriptional regulator, translating to MAGRAAAKRRTGKTEELNVGWQPGERVLHGLLLEAILRDNPIPVAYRMNYIANFYVGPLVAMMEKSFKLTRSEWIVLFCLTRQPRLNAQQISTVTGRPKTSIASAVKLLQKKGLITRKTDIADSRRQVLHLSESGQRTYAAIIKSFVEREKEMLQTLDPGERRELVRLFGKIIAAADAWAKPY from the coding sequence ATGGCGGGTAGAGCGGCAGCGAAGCGCAGGACCGGCAAGACAGAAGAGTTGAATGTCGGCTGGCAGCCCGGCGAACGCGTGCTTCACGGATTGCTGCTCGAGGCGATCCTGAGGGACAATCCAATCCCCGTGGCGTACCGGATGAACTACATCGCCAATTTCTATGTCGGTCCGCTGGTGGCGATGATGGAGAAGTCGTTCAAGCTGACACGCTCCGAATGGATCGTCCTGTTCTGCCTGACGCGGCAGCCGCGCCTGAACGCCCAGCAGATCAGCACGGTGACCGGGCGACCGAAAACCAGCATCGCGAGCGCGGTCAAGCTGCTCCAGAAAAAAGGACTGATCACGCGCAAGACCGACATTGCCGACAGCCGTCGCCAGGTTTTGCACCTGAGCGAATCCGGACAACGCACCTATGCCGCGATCATCAAGAGTTTTGTCGAACGCGAAAAGGAAATGCTGCAAACGCTCGATCCGGGTGAGCGGCGCGAACTCGTCCGGCTGTTCGGCAAGATCATCGCCGCTGCGGATGCGTGGGCCAAACCTTATTGA